CCCCGGCGAGGCACGCGCCGACGTCGGGATGTCGAGATGTCGGGCCGTCGGGACGTCGGGACAGCGGGCCGTCGGGACAGCGGGACAGTGGGAGAAACGGGGGGCTGGGGAACCATGGAAAGCGGACCGGCGATCTTCGCGGGCGCGGTGTTCGCCCTGTTCGGGGCGGCACTGCTGGGGTGGACCGTGACCCGGGTGCGGCAGGGCCGGCCCGTCGCCCACGATGTGAACCCTGTCGCATCGGCGACCCTCGCGAGCCTCTGCTCGCTCACCGCGCTGATTCTCGCCGCGTGGTGCTTCTCGCGGCTCTGAGAACCCGCGCCGAGCTGCGGCACCGCTGTTCAGAACGTGATCGTCCGGTTCGGCTCGAAAAGGCCGGTGGGGACTCCGGGCGGCAGGAATGGCGGTAGTCGGGTTACCGTTCGAGTGGCCGTTGCGGGCTTTTCCCGTTTGACACGGGGGCGGGATGTACCGTCACACTCCGCAGCGTCACCATGACCCGACCCCGGGACGAAGGCCTGGGGAGGCCCCAGCATCGACCGGAGAGAAGAGCGAAGTTGTCCCCGACCAGCGAGACCGCACAGGGCGGGCGTCGACTCGTCATCGTCGAGTCGCCTGCCAAGGCGAAGACGATCAAGGGCTATCTCGGCCCCGGCTACGTAGTCGAAGCGAGCGTCGGGCACATCCGCGACCTTCCCAACGGTGCCGCGGAGGTACCCGAGAAGTACACCGGTGAGGTCCGCCGCCTCGGTGTGGACGTCGAACACGACTTCCAGCCGATCTACGTGATCAACGCCGACAAGCGGGCGCAGGTCAAGAAGCTCAAGGACCTCCTGAAGGACTCCGACGAGCTGTTCCTCGCCACCGATGAGGACCGGGAGGGCGAGGCCATCGCCTGGCACCTCCAGGAAGTCCTCAAGCCGAAGATCCCCGTCAAGCGCATGGTGTTCCACGAGATCACCAAGGACGCGATCCGGGCGGCCGTCGCCAACCCGCGCCAGCTCAACCAGAAGCTCGTCGACGCGCAGGAGACCCGCCGCATCCTCGACCGCCTCTACGGCTACGAGGTCTCGCCCGTCCTGTGGAAGAAGGTCATGCCGCGCCTGTCGGCCGGCCGTGTCCAGTCCGTCGCCACCCGGCTCGTGGTGGAGCGGGAACGCGAGCGCATCGCGTTCCGTTCCGCCGAGTACTGGGACCTGACGGGCACCTTCGCCACCGGCCGCGCCGGGGACTCCTCGGACCCGTCGTCGCTAGTCGCCCGCCTCCAGAGCGTCGACGGCAGGCGGGTCGCGCAGGGCCGCGACTTCGACTCCGTCGGCCGGCTCAAGAGCGAGCAGATCCTCCACCTCGACGAGGCGAACGCCCGCGCCCTCGCCGCCGCGCTCGCGGAGACCCGGTTCGCCGTCCGCTCCGTCGAGTCCAAGCCGTACCGCCGCTCGCCGTACGCCCCGTTCCGTACGACGACGCTCCAGCAGGAGGCCAGCCGCAAGCTCGGCTTCGGCGCGAAGGCCACGATGCAGGTGGCCCAGAAGCTGTACGAGAACGGCTTCATCACCTACATGCGTACGGACTCCACGACCCTGAGCGACACGGCCGTCACCGCCGCCCGCGCCCAGGTCACCCAGCTGTACGGCGCCGACTACCTGCCGCCGCAGCCGCGCACCTACGCCGGGAAGGTCAAGAACGCGCAGGAGGCGCACGAGGCGATCCGCCCCTCGGGTGATCGTTTCCGCACCCCCGCCGAGACCGGCCTGACCGGCGACCAGTTCCGGCTGTACGAGCTGATCTGGAAGCGGACCGTCGCCTCCCAGATGAAGGACGCCACCGGCAACAGCGTGACGGTGAAGATCGGCGGCACCGCCTCCGACGGCCGCGACGTCGAGTTCAGCGCCTCCGGCAAGACGATCACGTTCCACGGCTTCCTCAAGGCGTACGTCGAGGGCGCCGACGACCCGAACGCGGAGCTGGACGACCGCGAGCGCCGCCTCCCGCAGGTCGCCGAGGGCGACGCGCTGAGCGCCGAGGAGCTCACGGTCGACGGGCACGCCACCAAGCCCCCGGCCCGCTACACCGAGGCCAGCCTCGTCAAGGAGCTGGAAGAGCGCGAGATCGGCCGCCCGTCGACGTACGCGTCGATCATCGGCACCATCCTCGACCGCGGCTACGTCTTCAAGAAGGGCACCGCGCTCGTCCCGTCCTTCCTCTCCTTCGCCGTCGTCAACCTCCTGGAGAAGCACTTCGGGCGGCTCGTCGACTACGACTTCACCGCCAGGATGGAGGACGACCTCGACCGCATCGCGCGCGGTGAGGCGAAG
The sequence above is a segment of the Streptomyces griseoviridis genome. Coding sequences within it:
- the topA gene encoding type I DNA topoisomerase translates to MSPTSETAQGGRRLVIVESPAKAKTIKGYLGPGYVVEASVGHIRDLPNGAAEVPEKYTGEVRRLGVDVEHDFQPIYVINADKRAQVKKLKDLLKDSDELFLATDEDREGEAIAWHLQEVLKPKIPVKRMVFHEITKDAIRAAVANPRQLNQKLVDAQETRRILDRLYGYEVSPVLWKKVMPRLSAGRVQSVATRLVVERERERIAFRSAEYWDLTGTFATGRAGDSSDPSSLVARLQSVDGRRVAQGRDFDSVGRLKSEQILHLDEANARALAAALAETRFAVRSVESKPYRRSPYAPFRTTTLQQEASRKLGFGAKATMQVAQKLYENGFITYMRTDSTTLSDTAVTAARAQVTQLYGADYLPPQPRTYAGKVKNAQEAHEAIRPSGDRFRTPAETGLTGDQFRLYELIWKRTVASQMKDATGNSVTVKIGGTASDGRDVEFSASGKTITFHGFLKAYVEGADDPNAELDDRERRLPQVAEGDALSAEELTVDGHATKPPARYTEASLVKELEEREIGRPSTYASIIGTILDRGYVFKKGTALVPSFLSFAVVNLLEKHFGRLVDYDFTARMEDDLDRIARGEAKAVPWLKRFYFGEGTGTGGAAEAGNGDGDHLGGLKELVTDLGAIDAREVSSFPVGNDIVLRVGRYGPYIERGEKDSENHQRADIQEDLAPDELSVELAEELLAKPSGDFELGTDPQSGHQIVAKDGRYGPYVTEVLPEGTPKTGKNAVKPRTASLFKSMSLDTVTLEEALQLMSLPRVVGVDAEGVEITAQNGRYGPYLKKGTDSRSLTSEDQLFTITLEEALAIYAQPKQRGRAAAKPPLKELGEDPVSAKPVVVKDGRFGPYVTDGETNATLRSGDSVEEITPERGYELLAEKRAKAPAKKTAKKAPAKKAPAKKTAAKKTAAKKAAPAKKATAAKKTTAKSATATKKTTAAKSTDD